The following proteins come from a genomic window of Salvia hispanica cultivar TCC Black 2014 chromosome 4, UniMelb_Shisp_WGS_1.0, whole genome shotgun sequence:
- the LOC125217524 gene encoding pentatricopeptide repeat-containing protein At1g10910, chloroplastic, with translation MLFDWMRRHGKTNIASYSSYIKFVGRDSNAAKALEIYNSIKDDSTRSNVSVCNSTLSCLIKCGKFNSSLKLFNQMKQAGLIPDIVTYSTLLSGCAKVKGGYSKAMELVHEMKSRGLSMDDVLYGTLISVCASNNQCEEAEKYFDEMKSEGNLPNVFHYSSLLNAYAIDGNYRKADKVIQDMRSAGLTLNKVILTTLLKVYVRAGLFEKSRELLDELQALGYAEDEMPYCLLMDGLAKSGKLVEAKIVFDEMRRKEVKNDGYSYSIMISALCRGKLIDEAKQLASEFEMKYDKYDVVILNSMLCAYCRSGDMENVMKMMKKMDDSAISPDWSTFKILIKYFCKEQLYLLAYRTMEDMHSKGHQPLEDLCVSLMKSLGSMGAYSEAFSVYTMLKYSKRTMNKALHGKILHILLSGGLLKEAYLVVKDNAELIPKPAIKKFAISFMRNGNINLVNDVIKSIHNSNYKIDQDIFHLAISRYIEQPEKKDLLLHLLQWMPGQGYAVDSTTSDMILKNSHFFDQSIAELMYKHHTVLKTNKLRREEQRTNMSS, from the exons ATG CTTTTTGATTGGATGCGGCGTCATGGAAAAACTAATATTGCTTCCTACAGCAGTTACATAAAGTTTGTGGGGAGGGATTCTAATGCTGCGAAGGCCTTAGAGATATACAATAGCATCAAAGATGACTCTACAAGGAGCAATGTATCTGTTTGTAACTCCACACTAAGTTGTCTAATTAAATGTGGCAAGTTCAACAGCAGCCTCAAGCTATTTAATCAAATGAAGCAAGCTGGTCTCATACCTGATATTGTAACTTATAGTACG CTACTTTCGGGTTGTGCCAAGGTCAAAGGTGGTTACTCTAAGGCAATGGAACTGGTCCATGAAATGAAATCCAGGGGATTGAGTATGGATGATGTACTGTACGGAACACTAATATCAGTTTGTGCTTCAAATAATCAATGCGAAGAAGCGGAAAAATACTTTGATGAGATGAAGTCAGAAGGAAATTTACCTAATGTCTTTCACTACAGCTCTTTGTTAAATGCATATGCTATTGATGGGAATTATAGGAAGGCTGATAAAGTAATTCAAGACATGAGATCTGCAGGATTAACTTTGAACAAG GTCATTCTCACAACTCTGCTGAAAGTATATGTTAGAGCAGGGCTATTTGAGAAATCAAGAGAACTGCTAGATGAACTGCAAGCTTTAGGCTATGCTGAAGATGAG ATGCCATACTGTTTGCTGATGGATGGCCTTGCTAAGTCTGGGAAACTTGTAGAGGCTAAAATAGTTTTTGATGAAATGAGGAGAAAGGAAGTGAAAAATG ATGGTTACTCCTACAGCATAATGATTTCAGCCCTCTGCCGTGGCAAACTGATTGATGAAGCAAAACAGCTGGCTAGTGAATTTGAGATGAAGTATGACAAATACgatgtggttattttgaattcaatgCTATGTGCCTATTGTAGATCAGGTGACATGGAGAATGtaatgaagatgatgaagaaaatgGATGATTCAGCAATTAGTCCTGATTGGAGTaccttcaaaattttaataaaatatttctgcAAGGAGCAGCTGTATTTACTTGCCTATCGTACAATGGAGGATATGCACAGCAAAGGTCACCAGCCTCTGGAG GATCTCTGTGTCTCTTTGATGAAATCTCTGGGTTCAATGGGTGCATATTCAGAAGCATTTTCAGTATATACTATGCTGAAATATAGCAAGAGAACGATGAATAAGGCCCTTCATGGAAAAATTTTACACATTTTACTTTCAGGTGGACTTCTTAAAGAAGCATATCTAGTTGTCAAG GATAATGCAGAGTTAATCCCTAAGCCAGCCATTAAGAAGTTTGCTATCTCCTTTATGAGGAACGGCAACATAAACTTAGTAAATGATGTGATCAAATCTATTCACAACTCAAACTACAAGATTGATCAG GATATATTTCACTTGGCCATTTCCCGTTACATTGAGCAACCCGAAAAGAAAGACCTGCTTCTTCATTTGCTACAGTGGATGCCTGGTCAAGGTTATGCTGTTGATTCAACTACAAGTGATATGATACTCAAGAATTCACACTTCTTTGACCAGTCAATTGCAGAATTAATGTATAAGCATCATACCGTGTTGAAGACAAATAAATTACGTAGAGAGGAGCAACGGACGAACATGAGTTCTTAG